From a single Lentisphaera profundi genomic region:
- a CDS encoding prepilin-type N-terminal cleavage/methylation domain-containing protein codes for MKSLDSRIMTPRFSQCFSLIELLVVLSIISILSSLLLPSLGKSRKSAQAAVCISNLKNLSLAMNMYINDNDGYLLTSRRLTSNQHLWWKAQMLMQLRPNERVEAFDNGSNFISDAVTQDEFKCPLVDNGVTDLYAGGYGYNTLLGSSSDDQLSINDLTNPSQTYAMGDGSDEQSLPSWKLGLLRRASLGVTEVGNRHKNGINIVHADGSVIYKKQVSVLSGANGDVNWYYKVDK; via the coding sequence ATGAAATCACTAGATTCACGCATTATGACTCCAAGGTTTTCTCAGTGTTTTAGCTTAATTGAGCTCCTCGTTGTACTTTCGATCATTAGCATACTTTCTTCATTGCTTTTACCTAGCTTAGGTAAATCTAGGAAGTCTGCTCAAGCGGCGGTATGTATTTCTAATTTGAAAAACTTATCTCTTGCGATGAATATGTACATCAATGATAATGATGGTTACCTTCTTACTTCGAGGCGACTTACATCAAATCAACATTTGTGGTGGAAAGCGCAAATGTTGATGCAACTGAGACCCAATGAACGGGTCGAAGCCTTTGATAATGGGTCAAATTTTATTTCCGATGCTGTAACACAAGATGAATTTAAATGCCCATTGGTAGACAATGGAGTCACAGACTTATATGCTGGAGGCTATGGCTATAATACATTATTAGGTTCGTCATCAGACGATCAACTCAGTATTAACGATTTAACAAATCCTTCACAAACTTATGCTATGGGTGATGGATCTGATGAGCAAAGCTTGCCCTCTTGGAAATTGGGTTTGCTCCGGCGCGCCTCTCTAGGGGTCACGGAAGTGGGCAATCGGCATAAAAATGGCATCAATATTGTGCACGCAGATGGCAGTGTTATTTATAAAAAGCAAGTCAGTGTCTTAAGTGGAGCAAATGGCGATGTAAATTGGTACTATAAGGTTGATAAGTAA